The following are encoded in a window of Telmatobacter sp. DSM 110680 genomic DNA:
- a CDS encoding glycosyl hydrolase family 8 translates to MAKKLSRAVVFGLVLSSTMAIAKNAFQDGIGAYATGKYRNMFAEDGHSQKEIQAKIDAAYQQLFHGDKQTQAIAFDAGSNANGPLMYVTDWANHDVRTEGMSYGMMITVELGKKNEFDAIWNWAKTYMYIADPKVPSYQFFAWSCKTDGTHNSEGAAPDGESYFAMALLFASNRWGDGRGIYDYHAEAEKLLTAMVHRPLITAPGKYGPHTVGPMMNPDPPMILFVPDVFGQAFTDPSYHLPAFYELWARWGPKEDRAFWAEAAETSRVFFVKTTNPVTGLAPSYANFDGTPHVNRFPQSGEFGYDAWRTASNWSVDWSWWHKAPAEQDLSDRIQKFFASQGVDKYGPVFTLDGKDLGATPGLTHEDHPIGLMGTNAVAGLAAKDRATEKKFTEALWNAPIPSGQNRYYDGMLYLMSFLHVSGEFRVWKPRTGE, encoded by the coding sequence GTGGCAAAGAAGTTGTCGAGGGCAGTCGTATTTGGATTAGTGCTGAGCTCCACGATGGCGATCGCCAAGAATGCTTTCCAAGACGGAATCGGAGCCTATGCAACGGGCAAATACCGCAACATGTTTGCGGAGGATGGGCATTCACAGAAAGAGATACAAGCAAAGATTGACGCGGCGTATCAGCAACTGTTTCACGGCGACAAGCAGACTCAGGCGATTGCGTTTGACGCGGGGAGCAACGCGAATGGGCCACTAATGTATGTGACGGACTGGGCGAATCACGATGTACGGACAGAGGGCATGTCGTACGGGATGATGATCACGGTTGAGTTGGGGAAAAAAAATGAGTTCGACGCGATCTGGAATTGGGCGAAGACGTATATGTACATCGCCGATCCCAAAGTGCCCAGTTACCAGTTTTTCGCGTGGTCGTGCAAGACGGATGGAACCCACAACTCCGAGGGAGCCGCTCCGGATGGGGAATCGTATTTTGCGATGGCACTATTGTTCGCGTCGAATCGCTGGGGAGATGGGAGAGGGATTTACGACTATCACGCTGAAGCGGAAAAACTGCTGACAGCGATGGTGCATCGGCCACTGATCACCGCGCCGGGAAAGTATGGGCCACACACGGTGGGGCCGATGATGAATCCAGATCCTCCAATGATCCTGTTTGTGCCGGATGTGTTTGGCCAGGCATTTACGGACCCTTCCTATCATCTTCCGGCATTTTATGAGTTGTGGGCGCGATGGGGACCGAAGGAGGATCGCGCGTTCTGGGCAGAGGCGGCCGAGACGAGTCGAGTATTTTTTGTGAAGACCACCAATCCCGTGACGGGACTGGCGCCAAGTTATGCGAACTTCGATGGAACTCCGCATGTGAACCGGTTTCCGCAGTCGGGTGAATTCGGATACGACGCCTGGAGGACTGCGAGCAACTGGTCAGTCGATTGGTCGTGGTGGCACAAGGCTCCCGCAGAGCAGGATCTTAGCGATCGCATACAGAAGTTTTTCGCGTCGCAGGGTGTCGACAAGTACGGCCCTGTGTTCACGCTGGATGGGAAAGATCTGGGCGCGACGCCGGGGCTGACGCATGAAGATCATCCGATTGGACTGATGGGAACGAACGCTGTGGCGGGGCTGGCGGCTAAAGACCGTGCGACCGAGAAGAAGTTCACGGAGGCGTTGTGGAATGCGCCGATTCCGTCGGGACAGAACCGGTATTACGATGGGATGTTGTACCTGATGAGCTTTTTGCATGTGAGCGGGGAGTTTCGGGTGTGGAAGCCGAGAACCGGGGAGTGA
- a CDS encoding hydantoinase B/oxoprolinase family protein — translation MTTRHQPDPAEIAVIGHALHSVAVEMGAALRRTAFSPNIKERRDYSSAVFSADGDLIAMGDDMPVHLGSMPMSVAAVLADLRLENGDVALLNDPYRGGTHLPDITMVAPVFFPGRNRAAFYIANRAHHADVGGMYPGSMGPCREIAQEGIRIPPVKLMRAGKMDSQLLATILANVRTPREREGDLTAQLGACRIGATRMLELVTRFGHARLLNGIRAMLDGSERLMQNVLASLPAGQWQAEDFLDDDGVISGPIAIRVNIRNDSKRRRAIVDFAGTDPQVPGSINAVYAITWSAVFYVFRCLLPPGAIATAGLMRPVKVLAPEGSIVNARPPAAVAGGNVETSQRIVDTLMRALAPALPDRIPAASSGTMNNLTIGGIDPRNGQSYTYYETIAGGHGASPQSPGASGHHAHMTNSLNTPVEALEYAYPFRMIRYALRPNSGGAGKHCGGDGIVRELELLGDAQVTLLADRRKTQPWGLHGGNSGAAGHTTIVRDNIEEELPGKCTRELKPSTRIRIESPGGGAWGKSSS, via the coding sequence ATGACAACGCGCCACCAGCCCGACCCAGCCGAAATCGCCGTTATCGGTCACGCGCTCCACTCCGTCGCCGTCGAAATGGGTGCAGCTCTGCGCCGCACCGCCTTCTCGCCCAACATCAAAGAGCGCCGCGATTATTCGTCTGCTGTTTTTTCCGCGGACGGCGACCTCATCGCGATGGGCGACGACATGCCTGTCCACCTAGGCTCGATGCCGATGTCCGTCGCCGCCGTGCTAGCGGACCTTCGTCTTGAAAACGGTGATGTGGCTCTGCTCAACGATCCCTATCGTGGCGGCACCCACCTGCCCGACATCACCATGGTCGCTCCCGTGTTTTTCCCTGGCCGCAATCGCGCTGCGTTCTACATCGCCAACCGCGCCCACCACGCCGACGTCGGCGGCATGTATCCCGGGTCCATGGGGCCCTGCCGCGAGATTGCGCAGGAAGGTATCCGCATACCGCCGGTCAAGCTCATGCGCGCCGGAAAAATGGACTCGCAACTTCTCGCAACCATCCTCGCCAACGTTCGCACTCCCAGAGAACGCGAAGGCGACCTCACCGCGCAACTCGGTGCATGCCGCATCGGCGCCACACGCATGCTTGAACTAGTCACCCGCTTCGGCCACGCCCGTCTGCTGAATGGAATACGCGCCATGCTCGACGGCTCCGAGCGCCTCATGCAAAACGTCCTGGCCTCGTTGCCCGCCGGCCAGTGGCAGGCTGAAGATTTTCTCGACGACGATGGCGTAATCTCCGGCCCCATCGCCATTCGCGTCAACATCAGAAACGATTCCAAACGCCGCCGCGCTATCGTCGACTTCGCTGGTACTGATCCCCAGGTTCCCGGCAGCATCAACGCTGTATACGCCATCACCTGGTCGGCAGTCTTCTATGTTTTTCGTTGTCTGTTGCCGCCGGGCGCCATCGCCACCGCCGGACTCATGCGTCCCGTTAAAGTTCTCGCACCCGAGGGCTCCATCGTCAATGCGCGTCCACCCGCAGCTGTTGCAGGCGGCAACGTTGAAACTTCGCAGCGCATCGTCGACACTCTCATGCGCGCTCTCGCTCCCGCACTGCCCGATCGCATCCCCGCCGCCAGTTCCGGCACTATGAACAACCTCACCATCGGCGGTATCGATCCGAGAAACGGCCAGTCTTACACGTACTACGAAACCATCGCCGGCGGCCACGGCGCCTCGCCGCAATCCCCCGGCGCAAGCGGCCATCACGCCCACATGACCAACTCTCTCAACACTCCCGTCGAAGCGCTCGAGTACGCCTATCCCTTCCGCATGATTCGTTACGCGCTCCGACCGAACTCCGGCGGAGCAGGGAAGCATTGCGGCGGTGACGGCATAGTTCGCGAACTCGAATTGCTAGGCGATGCGCAGGTGACGCTACTCGCTGATCGGCGTAAGACACAACCATGGGGACTGCATGGCGGTAACTCCGGCGCAGCGGGTCACACCACCATCGTTCGCGACAACATCGAAGAAGAACTCCCCGGCAAATGCACCCGCGAACTCAAACCCAGCACCCGCATCCGCATAGAATCCCCCGGCGGCGGTGCCTGGGGCAAGTCGAGTTCCTGA
- a CDS encoding hydantoinase/oxoprolinase family protein, which yields MFCEVAPHLTIAIDTGGTFTDCVYRIGNRISVLKLPSTPDDPSRAILEAVRRIASQVPHATVEVRHGTTVATNALLERKGARVAFVTTAGFEDTLAIARQARPDLYDWNHHRPAPITDICFGIPERIGPNGEVLLAPSSFSLDHLWRDIRKSKAVSIAVSLLFSFVNPAHEQAVAKALESLHLPISLSHQVLPEFREYERGSTVALNAYLAPRLQKYIQALERGLARRNATLSIMQSSGGILSAASAAREPVRTILSGPAGGVIGALGVARSAGIDRILTFDMGGTSTDVALLDATREPPTSTEGQIAGLPVGVPMLDIHTAGAGGGSLAWMDTAGALQVGPQSAGAIPGPACYGRGDQATVTDANLVLGRLHPDYFLGGAMRLDEDRARRSLSAVPTKSFDSLEHLAEGILRVANARMESALRRVSVERGHDPRAFTLLAFGGAGPLHACALASALGIRRVLIPAAPGALSALGILDADLRREFSRTVMLAPGAPQIARIFSDLEADARAVFTAENAKPIFTRSADVRYQGQGFELRVDWSAKAVEKFHSLHARSYGYSDPTRTVEIVTLRVQAVARSRKPRLTRASLSKPGASQAQLSTHRIFEDGRWRNAALYDRALLHPGNRITGPAVISELSATTYLPANWTAAVDSLSNLVLTPTSGVRG from the coding sequence ATGTTTTGTGAAGTGGCTCCGCACCTCACCATCGCCATCGACACCGGCGGCACCTTCACTGATTGCGTCTACCGCATCGGCAACCGCATCAGCGTGCTCAAGCTCCCCTCCACACCTGACGATCCAAGCCGCGCCATCCTGGAAGCCGTACGCCGAATTGCGAGCCAAGTTCCTCATGCGACCGTCGAAGTCCGACACGGCACCACCGTCGCCACCAACGCCCTGCTCGAACGTAAAGGCGCACGCGTTGCGTTCGTTACCACCGCAGGATTTGAAGACACGCTCGCCATCGCCCGTCAGGCACGCCCCGATCTCTACGACTGGAATCACCATCGCCCCGCGCCCATCACCGACATCTGCTTTGGCATCCCCGAGCGCATCGGGCCCAACGGCGAAGTTCTCCTCGCGCCTAGCTCATTCTCGCTCGATCATCTCTGGCGCGACATCCGAAAATCCAAAGCTGTATCCATCGCCGTCTCACTCCTCTTTTCCTTCGTGAATCCGGCGCACGAGCAAGCCGTCGCCAAGGCTCTCGAATCTCTGCACCTCCCAATCTCGCTCTCTCACCAGGTTCTCCCCGAGTTTCGTGAATACGAACGAGGATCGACAGTAGCCCTCAACGCTTACCTCGCTCCGCGCCTGCAAAAATATATTCAGGCCCTCGAACGGGGTCTCGCTAGACGCAACGCGACCCTCAGCATCATGCAATCCTCGGGCGGAATCCTCTCTGCCGCCTCCGCCGCGCGCGAACCTGTTCGCACCATCCTCTCCGGACCTGCTGGAGGCGTCATCGGCGCACTCGGCGTCGCTCGCTCCGCCGGCATCGATCGCATACTCACCTTCGATATGGGCGGAACCTCCACCGACGTTGCGCTCCTCGATGCAACGCGCGAGCCGCCTACCAGCACTGAAGGCCAGATCGCAGGTCTCCCCGTCGGCGTTCCCATGCTCGACATTCACACCGCCGGCGCGGGCGGTGGCTCTCTCGCATGGATGGACACCGCCGGCGCTCTGCAGGTTGGTCCGCAATCCGCCGGAGCCATTCCTGGTCCTGCGTGCTACGGCCGTGGCGATCAGGCCACCGTCACCGATGCCAACCTCGTCCTCGGCCGTCTTCATCCCGATTACTTCCTAGGCGGTGCCATGCGTCTCGACGAAGATCGCGCACGCAGATCGCTCTCCGCCGTCCCTACAAAATCCTTCGACTCACTCGAGCATCTAGCCGAGGGCATCCTACGAGTCGCTAACGCCCGCATGGAATCAGCTCTTCGCCGTGTCTCCGTGGAACGCGGCCACGACCCGCGCGCCTTCACGCTCCTCGCATTCGGCGGTGCTGGTCCGCTTCACGCCTGCGCCCTGGCTTCGGCACTCGGCATTCGCCGCGTTCTAATTCCCGCCGCTCCCGGAGCACTCTCCGCACTTGGCATCCTAGACGCCGACCTACGCCGCGAATTCTCGCGCACCGTCATGCTCGCGCCTGGTGCCCCGCAAATCGCGAGAATCTTCAGCGACCTTGAAGCAGATGCCCGAGCAGTATTCACAGCCGAAAACGCAAAGCCCATCTTTACACGTTCCGCTGACGTCCGTTATCAAGGCCAGGGCTTCGAACTCCGCGTCGATTGGTCCGCCAAAGCGGTGGAGAAATTTCATAGCCTCCACGCGCGATCTTACGGATACTCCGACCCCACCCGCACGGTCGAAATCGTAACCCTGCGCGTTCAAGCTGTCGCGCGCTCCCGGAAGCCGCGACTCACGCGCGCATCTCTCAGCAAGCCCGGCGCAAGCCAGGCGCAACTCTCCACGCACCGCATCTTCGAGGACGGCCGCTGGCGCAATGCTGCGCTCTACGACCGTGCCCTTCTTCATCCCGGCAATCGCATCACTGGCCCAGCGGTCATCTCGGAACTCAGCGCCACCACCTATCTGCCCGCCAACTGGACAGCCGCCGTCGACTCGCTCTCGAATCTCGTCCTCACCCCAACATCAGGAGTCCGTGGATGA
- a CDS encoding MFS transporter — protein MRRWSSLGTNAERSLSISINPNLAPVVSFRWSEATTTQRRVVLAASLGWMLDAFDVMLYSIVLATLMRAFGMSRTTAGLLNALTLIASALGGLLFGVLADRFGRRRMLSVSILVYSVFTFACGFSTSITMLAVCRFLLGLGMGGEWNTGAALVAESWSSALRGRALGIVQSSWAVGYAISAVVAGLILAHASWRWVFFAGILPAGLVFWIQSHVPEPPLWKRAHAARAKDETCSRLRGSVKALAVLTATNTLGMFGWWGLFTWIPAYLVLPAAQGGRGFAALSLTGFLVTVNLLGMLPGYLLFGVLADRFGRKRTFVVYLAAAALAVPLLAGARQPGWILLFACVAAFFGTGFFTGSGIIGSEIFPTESRATALGISYNVARGLSALAPVTIGVLSERHGLPWAFGASAAAFAGAACVALMLPETRGVELA, from the coding sequence GTGAGACGCTGGAGTTCACTCGGAACGAATGCTGAACGGAGCTTATCCATTTCAATCAACCCAAATTTAGCGCCGGTAGTTTCGTTCCGTTGGAGCGAGGCAACGACGACGCAACGGCGGGTGGTTCTGGCGGCGTCGCTGGGGTGGATGCTGGACGCATTCGACGTCATGCTCTACTCCATTGTGCTGGCGACACTGATGCGCGCTTTCGGCATGAGCCGAACGACGGCGGGGTTGTTGAATGCGCTGACCCTGATCGCTTCCGCGCTGGGCGGGCTGTTATTTGGCGTGCTCGCGGATAGATTCGGGCGGAGGCGGATGCTGAGTGTGAGCATCCTCGTCTATTCAGTTTTCACGTTTGCGTGCGGTTTCTCGACCAGCATCACGATGCTGGCGGTATGCCGGTTTCTGCTGGGACTGGGGATGGGCGGCGAATGGAACACGGGTGCGGCGCTGGTTGCGGAGAGTTGGTCGTCGGCGCTGCGAGGACGTGCGCTGGGTATTGTGCAGAGCAGCTGGGCGGTGGGTTATGCGATCTCGGCGGTGGTGGCGGGATTGATTCTGGCCCATGCGAGTTGGCGATGGGTGTTCTTTGCGGGGATTCTGCCGGCGGGGCTGGTGTTTTGGATTCAGAGCCATGTGCCGGAGCCGCCATTATGGAAGCGTGCTCATGCTGCACGGGCGAAGGACGAGACATGCAGTAGGCTACGCGGATCGGTGAAGGCGCTCGCGGTGCTGACGGCTACGAACACGCTGGGGATGTTCGGGTGGTGGGGATTGTTTACGTGGATTCCGGCTTACCTGGTGCTGCCGGCGGCGCAGGGCGGACGTGGATTTGCGGCGCTAAGCCTGACGGGATTTCTGGTGACGGTGAACCTGCTGGGAATGCTGCCGGGCTATTTGCTGTTTGGGGTGTTGGCAGACAGGTTTGGCCGGAAGCGGACATTCGTCGTGTATCTGGCGGCGGCTGCATTGGCGGTTCCGCTGCTGGCGGGGGCGCGACAGCCGGGATGGATTCTTCTTTTCGCGTGCGTGGCAGCATTTTTCGGAACGGGATTCTTTACGGGATCGGGGATTATCGGGAGCGAGATTTTTCCCACGGAAAGCCGGGCTACGGCGTTGGGGATTTCGTATAACGTGGCGCGTGGATTGAGTGCGCTGGCTCCGGTGACGATTGGTGTGCTGAGCGAGCGGCATGGACTGCCGTGGGCGTTTGGGGCTAGCGCAGCGGCGTTTGCCGGGGCGGCTTGCGTGGCGTTGATGCTGCCGGAGACGCGCGGGGTGGAGTTGGCGTAG
- a CDS encoding L,D-transpeptidase, with protein sequence MRPAISFSVAERDQVGDAMNGLSKWAVTASAAAVLGVQAMGQQVAATKTVAVPAKRVIVVSLADRKLALVEDGQVKKVYTVAVGKPTTPSPTGTFSIARRVKNPVYQHEGKTVQPGPGNPVGTRWMGLSVKGYGIHGTNEPKSIGKAASHGCIRMAKKDLEEMYELVNVGDTVELVGQRNEETAQLFGGEQQPVVAGTREPVMTASATATPATATIASATDGVAVTGNW encoded by the coding sequence ATGCGTCCTGCAATCTCTTTCAGCGTGGCGGAACGAGATCAAGTGGGGGACGCGATGAACGGATTGAGCAAATGGGCGGTGACGGCGAGTGCGGCGGCGGTTCTGGGAGTGCAGGCGATGGGGCAGCAGGTTGCTGCGACGAAGACGGTCGCGGTTCCGGCCAAGCGCGTGATCGTGGTGAGCCTGGCAGACCGCAAGCTGGCGCTGGTGGAAGACGGACAAGTGAAGAAGGTCTACACCGTTGCGGTGGGCAAGCCCACGACACCGAGTCCCACCGGAACGTTCTCGATTGCACGGCGCGTCAAGAATCCCGTTTATCAGCATGAAGGCAAGACAGTGCAGCCGGGACCCGGGAATCCGGTGGGGACGCGGTGGATGGGACTGAGCGTGAAGGGCTACGGAATTCACGGGACCAATGAACCGAAGTCGATCGGCAAAGCTGCTTCGCATGGGTGCATCCGGATGGCGAAGAAAGATCTGGAAGAGATGTACGAGCTGGTGAATGTGGGTGACACGGTGGAGCTAGTCGGCCAGCGCAACGAAGAGACGGCGCAGTTGTTCGGCGGAGAGCAGCAGCCAGTGGTTGCGGGCACACGGGAACCGGTGATGACGGCTAGCGCAACGGCAACCCCGGCGACAGCAACGATCGCGTCAGCTACGGACGGTGTGGCGGTTACAGGCAACTGGTAG
- a CDS encoding SPFH domain-containing protein yields MIALKTLLMITGMLLMTIAAGIPLHGLWMQIHYVMKKKSGKDGLLLESGVVEPEPGPIVWRGPVALALVACIPLLMATSMVVVPSGMGGVRISQVGGTEPGTLYPGLHFVTPLVESVQLFDLRDHIFTAGVADAGTPGIKNSMTVQSREGLNIGMAVTVRYRLDPNKLASVQAHLEQPADKQLVPPVVASAWRELAPSYTVREIFSSKREEVRNKAAEIITKKLGADGIVVEEVMLADIQLPEQYAKGLEGLLLKEQEDDQMTVDTEIQQKQVRIAELQAEAMAKQKEKQAEGDAHSRVIEAKGEADAMQYTLPLKQKQIEQSKLEAEARKEATIQNAQADAEAKVIDSKAELQRRNLLADAEASRIKLIASANAERMTSEAALLNKSPLLINKIVAERLSDKIQVMMVPSDGKFFFANDVFKSMANAPVVKQEMDSESEVGPKSGH; encoded by the coding sequence ATGATTGCGCTGAAGACGTTGCTGATGATCACGGGAATGTTGCTGATGACGATTGCAGCGGGAATCCCGCTGCATGGATTGTGGATGCAGATTCACTATGTGATGAAGAAGAAGTCCGGCAAGGATGGCTTGCTGTTGGAGTCGGGCGTTGTGGAGCCGGAACCTGGTCCGATTGTTTGGCGCGGACCAGTGGCTCTGGCATTGGTGGCATGTATCCCGCTGCTGATGGCGACGAGCATGGTGGTGGTACCGAGCGGGATGGGCGGCGTGCGCATCAGCCAGGTTGGCGGAACAGAACCGGGAACGTTGTATCCGGGTTTGCACTTTGTGACACCGCTGGTGGAAAGCGTACAGCTGTTTGATTTGCGCGATCACATCTTCACTGCGGGAGTAGCGGATGCAGGCACGCCCGGCATCAAGAATTCGATGACGGTGCAATCACGCGAGGGACTGAACATCGGGATGGCGGTGACCGTTCGGTATCGCCTCGACCCAAACAAGCTGGCCAGCGTGCAGGCGCACTTGGAGCAACCGGCGGATAAACAGCTTGTACCTCCGGTGGTGGCGAGTGCGTGGCGCGAACTGGCGCCGTCGTACACGGTACGCGAGATTTTTTCGAGCAAGCGGGAAGAAGTGAGGAATAAGGCTGCAGAAATTATTACGAAGAAGCTGGGTGCGGACGGGATCGTAGTGGAAGAAGTGATGCTGGCGGACATTCAGTTGCCAGAGCAGTATGCGAAGGGTCTGGAAGGACTGCTGTTGAAAGAGCAGGAAGACGACCAGATGACTGTGGACACCGAGATCCAGCAGAAGCAGGTGAGGATTGCCGAGTTGCAGGCTGAGGCCATGGCAAAACAAAAGGAGAAGCAGGCTGAAGGCGATGCGCACTCGAGGGTGATTGAAGCCAAGGGTGAGGCGGATGCGATGCAATACACGCTGCCGCTGAAGCAGAAACAGATTGAGCAGAGCAAGCTGGAGGCGGAAGCGCGTAAGGAAGCGACTATCCAGAATGCGCAGGCAGACGCGGAAGCAAAAGTGATTGACAGCAAGGCTGAACTGCAACGGCGCAACCTGCTGGCCGATGCGGAGGCGAGTCGCATCAAGTTGATTGCCAGTGCCAATGCAGAACGGATGACGAGCGAGGCAGCGCTGTTGAACAAGTCACCGCTGTTGATTAACAAGATCGTGGCCGAGCGACTTTCGGACAAGATCCAGGTGATGATGGTGCCGTCGGACGGAAAGTTCTTCTTTGCGAACGATGTGTTCAAGAGCATGGCAAATGCGCCGGTGGTGAAGCAGGAGATGGATTCAGAGTCGGAGGTTGGACCGAAAAGTGGGCATTGA
- a CDS encoding ABC transporter substrate-binding protein: protein MLRRFAISFLLVSVGICAWGRTRSHYGGTLRVEIAGDPWERQDGIARRLVYDSLTELDSSGAVHPALALTWDSDNNNHRWQFRLRPGVHFHDGTSLTSAAVAVSLTGSCTADCPWGAVKAVGQLVVFTSDSPMPNLPALLAGDQFLIAQTTTPDGETPAGRIGTGPFQMTGFSNGVLTLTANENCWQGRPFADAMEIRVRRPVREQWLDLSVGRTDVVEVPAELLRQAQQQRMTVLISPPVRLLVMQVTDMGALANVKLRGAIAAAVDRSAIYSVIFQKQGQVTASLLPQRMTGYSFLFPTDRDLNKAHELRGGLTTGTLTLATEGDGAMQLAAQRIGLNLREAGFNVQMASPGAQRADLVLREIRVAEIEPSAALEQILRSVGDFTPMTATTAQELLKAEQNALDQKTVVPLLDLPRAYATGARVRDLRLRTDGMPDLADASLEAAQ from the coding sequence GTGTTACGGCGCTTTGCAATTAGTTTTCTGCTGGTCTCGGTTGGGATTTGCGCATGGGGAAGGACGCGTTCGCACTATGGCGGCACGCTACGGGTGGAGATCGCGGGCGATCCGTGGGAGCGGCAGGATGGAATTGCGCGGCGGCTTGTGTATGACTCGCTGACCGAACTTGATTCAAGCGGCGCGGTGCATCCGGCGCTGGCGCTGACTTGGGACTCAGACAATAACAATCACCGCTGGCAATTTCGGCTGCGTCCGGGAGTGCACTTTCACGATGGCACATCGTTGACGTCGGCGGCGGTGGCGGTATCGCTTACAGGTTCGTGCACTGCAGATTGCCCTTGGGGCGCGGTGAAAGCGGTGGGTCAGCTTGTGGTGTTTACGAGCGATTCGCCGATGCCGAATTTGCCTGCACTGCTGGCGGGTGATCAGTTTCTGATCGCACAGACCACCACGCCAGATGGGGAGACTCCGGCGGGAAGAATTGGGACGGGACCGTTCCAAATGACCGGATTTAGCAATGGCGTGTTGACGTTAACTGCGAATGAAAACTGCTGGCAGGGCCGGCCGTTTGCGGATGCGATGGAGATCCGGGTGCGTCGGCCGGTACGCGAACAATGGCTGGATCTGAGTGTGGGGCGTACCGATGTTGTCGAGGTTCCTGCGGAGTTGTTGCGACAGGCACAGCAACAGAGGATGACGGTTCTGATATCGCCCCCGGTCAGGCTTCTAGTGATGCAGGTGACTGACATGGGAGCGCTGGCAAATGTGAAATTGCGCGGCGCCATTGCGGCAGCAGTCGATCGCAGCGCCATCTACAGCGTGATTTTCCAGAAACAGGGACAAGTGACAGCGAGTTTGCTGCCGCAGAGAATGACGGGCTATTCCTTCTTGTTTCCGACGGATCGGGATTTGAACAAAGCGCATGAGCTTCGTGGAGGACTGACGACTGGAACGCTGACTCTGGCGACCGAGGGCGACGGCGCAATGCAACTGGCAGCGCAGCGAATTGGGCTGAATCTGCGGGAGGCAGGATTCAATGTACAGATGGCGAGCCCAGGCGCGCAGCGTGCGGACCTAGTCTTACGCGAAATTCGCGTGGCTGAGATTGAGCCATCGGCAGCGCTCGAGCAGATTCTGCGGAGTGTGGGAGACTTTACTCCGATGACCGCAACGACTGCGCAGGAATTATTGAAAGCCGAGCAGAACGCGCTGGATCAGAAGACGGTAGTTCCCCTCCTTGATCTGCCGCGTGCTTATGCTACCGGAGCGCGCGTGCGTGACTTGCGGCTTCGCACGGATGGAATGCCGGACCTGGCGGATGCATCACTTGAGGCGGCACAGTGA